The region CAATACCATTGGGAAGACATTCAGCCAGGAATGTCACTAAAAACCCACAAACGAACAATTACAGATAATGACATTCAAAATTTTGCCAATTTAACTTGGGATCATTTTTATGCACATACTGATATTACGTCTTTAGACGGAAGTATTTTTGAGAAAAGAACGGCTCATGGTTATTTCATTATTTCTGCAGCAGCAGGCTTATTTGTGTATCCAAATAAAGGACCTGTAGCAGCCAATTATGGCTTAGATAGTATCCGATTTTTAAGACCTTTATATCATAACGATACCATTTATGTACGATTGACTTGCAAGGAGAAAGTAGATAGAGATGTCGCTTCCGCGGAACATCCTAGCGGAATCGTAAAATGGCATGTTGAGGTATTTGATGCTAACTTTGAAAACCGACCAGAATCTCAAAAAACTGAAAAAGACAGTCCGTTAGTAGCAGTCGCAACGATATTAACTATGGTTGAGAAAAAGCAAGAAACTTTTGTTGAAATGACTGATGACAAAATTGATGAATGTCTTTCAAAGTTAAAAGAAGACACGAAACCAAATTGGGGCATCATGACACCACAACACATGGTTGAACATTTAGAATATACCTATAAAATAGCCTCAGGCGAAATTCAGGATTTTGAGATTTCAACACCAGAAAAGATTCTTGAAAAGGTAAAAAATAGTCTATGGAATTATAATAAATTTCCTAAAAATTCACAATTTCCATTATTAGAAAAGGATACTTTAGATGCATTGAAGCACAAAGATTTAACAACAGCTATTGAAAAATTTAAAGAGCAAAGAGAAAGATATATAGAGTATTTTAAAGAAAATCCAGATGCTAAATTAAATAATATGGTTTTTGGAGAATTAAATAAATATGAGTGGTATTTATTGGAGCGAAAGCATTTGAACCACCATTTCGAGCAATTCGGATTAATATAAATAGAAACTAATGTCACCTCGAGCGCAGTCGAGAGGTCTCAATGATTAGATAAAAATATGAGTGACCCATACGTTAAATTAAATATTGAAAACGAAGTAGGATACATAGAGTTTTTCCATCCTGCTCACAACTCATTACCAGGCGATATATTAGCAGAATTAGCCCAAACCATAACAGATGCTGGAACAAATGACGCTATAAAAGTAATTGTATTAAAAAGTGGAGGAGACCGAACGTTTTGTGCAGGAGCTAGTTTTAATGAACTTATCAATATTAATGATGAAGCAACTGGGAAGGTATTCTTTTCTGGATTTGCCAATGTCATCAACGCAATGCGTAAATGTCCAAAATTTATCATCGGACGCATACAAGGAAAAACTGTTGGAGGAGGTGTTGGTTTAGCAGCTTCAACAGATTATTGTATGGCTACTAAATTTGCAGCTATTAAATTAAGCGAATTAAATATAGGCATTGGACCATTTGTAGTTGGACCAGCAATTGAACGTAAAATGGGATTAAGCGCAATGTCACAAATTGCAATAGATGCAAATACATTTTATCCTCCAGAATGGGCTAAGCAAAAAGGCCTATTCACGCATGTTTATGAAAGTACAGAAGAATTGGATGAGGCTGTAAAAGCTACCGCAGAGCATTTATGTACCTACAATACAGAAGCGATGTTAGAAATGAAAAAGATATTTTGGAAAGGTACTGATGATTGGGATGACTTATTAGCAGAACGTGCTGCTACTAGCGGAAGATTAGTGCTTTCAGAATTTACAAAAGAGAAATTAAAAGGGTTTAAATAGCAAATGATCTACAGTTTTAAAGGTTTTACACCAGTCGTTCACGAATCTAGTTTTGTACATCCTTTGGCTGCTGTAACAGGAAACGTAATTATCGGTAAAAACTGTTACATTGGTCCAGGTGCTGCTATTCGTGGAGATTGGGGACAAATTATTTTAGAAGATGGTGTCAATGTTCAGGAGAATTGTACAGTTCACATGTTTCCTGGTAAATCAATTACACTCAAAGAAAGTGCGCATATTGGTCATGGAGCCATTATTCATGGAGCAAATTTAGGACGTAATTGTTTAATTGGAATGAATTCCGTAATCATGGATGATGCCGAAATTGGTGATGAGAGCATTGTTGGAGCAATGACGTTTGTAAAAGCGGAAACTATAATCCCTAAACGTAGTTTAGTTGTTGGAAATCCAGCAAAAGTTGTTAAGCAAGTTAGTGACGAGATGATGGCTTGGAAAACAAAAGGCACAAAACTCTACCAACAATTACCAACCGATTGTCAAGAAACACTTAAAGAAGTTGAACCTTTAAGAGAAGTGCCAACAGATTTACCAAAACAAGAAGAGGCTTATAAAAATTTGAGAGATACGTTTAAGAAGTAGTTCTTAAACCCGACTCAAATCAATCTCATTAGTTTCCTTTCCAGTAGATAGAGTAATCAAACTTTGGACATTTCCTAAATACGGTAATAGGGTTAATTTCGAAATAATAAAGGTTTCATAAGCTTCAATGTCTTCAACTACTAATTTTAATAGGTAATCAAAATTACCGCTTACACGATGACACTCTATCACTTCTGGGAAATTGTTAATTTGTTTTACAAATTTTTCCAGATAACTTCTTGTGTGACCTTGTAAGGTAATGCCAATAAAAACGGTCTGTTTTAAACCAATTTTCTTATTGTTTAGAATAGCAACATACTTTTTAATATAGCCTTGTTTTTCCAGTTTTTTAATACGTTCAAAAACAGGAGTAGTGGTCATGCCTAATTCTTCAGCAATACTTTTAGTGGTTCTATTACTATTTTGCTGAAGTAATGATAGGATTTTAGTGTCTATTTTATCAAGATTATGTAACATAGAAAATTGTAATTATTAAAGCTATAAATTTACAATATAAAGAATTAAAATCTTAATTATTAAAATTAATTAGAATTATATTCTATATATAAGTTAATGTAAAGATATTAACATATTTAAAAGTTGAAATTGATTAATTTTAATTCTTTAAAATTAAAACTATTGGCAGATTTTCAACTTAAAATGCCCAAAATGGGCGAAAGTATTACAGAAGGTACTATCATCAACTGGTTAGTTTCTGAAGGAGATAGCTTTGACGAAGGCGATATTATTCTTGAAGTTGCAACAGATAAAGTAGATAACGAAGTGCCAGCACCAGCATCAGGAACTTTGGTGAAAACATTATTCCAAGCAAAAGATGTTGTGCCAGTTGGAGAGGTTATGGCAATTCTTGAAGTTTCAGAAGAAGCAAAATCTTCTAAATCAGTTGAGACTAAAAAAACTGTCAGTTCGAGCGCAGTCGAGAACAAAGCAAAAGTAAAAAGACCAAAACCAACTCCAGCTTCAACTGAAACGTCAAAGTCTTTCAGTGTTTCAAATTCAAATACATTCTTTTCGCCATTAATTATAAAGATAGCACAAGAACATCATATTAGTTTTGAAGAGTTAGCTCGAATTCCTGCAACAGGAAACGAAGGTCGATTACGCAAAAGCGATGTGTTTCAATATATAGAAGAAGGACGACCATTTAAGTTCGCACAGCCTGTAGCACAACAAGATCCAACTGCTTATCGCATTCCACAATTAAAATTCGATAAAGGCAAAGGGAAAGTGATTGAAATGGACAGAATGCGTCAAATGATTGCAGATCATATGGTGTATT is a window of Olleya sp. YS DNA encoding:
- a CDS encoding enoyl-CoA hydratase/isomerase family protein — encoded protein: MSDPYVKLNIENEVGYIEFFHPAHNSLPGDILAELAQTITDAGTNDAIKVIVLKSGGDRTFCAGASFNELININDEATGKVFFSGFANVINAMRKCPKFIIGRIQGKTVGGGVGLAASTDYCMATKFAAIKLSELNIGIGPFVVGPAIERKMGLSAMSQIAIDANTFYPPEWAKQKGLFTHVYESTEELDEAVKATAEHLCTYNTEAMLEMKKIFWKGTDDWDDLLAERAATSGRLVLSEFTKEKLKGFK
- a CDS encoding Lrp/AsnC family transcriptional regulator, which codes for MLHNLDKIDTKILSLLQQNSNRTTKSIAEELGMTTTPVFERIKKLEKQGYIKKYVAILNNKKIGLKQTVFIGITLQGHTRSYLEKFVKQINNFPEVIECHRVSGNFDYLLKLVVEDIEAYETFIISKLTLLPYLGNVQSLITLSTGKETNEIDLSRV
- a CDS encoding transferase hexapeptide repeat family protein, coding for MIYSFKGFTPVVHESSFVHPLAAVTGNVIIGKNCYIGPGAAIRGDWGQIILEDGVNVQENCTVHMFPGKSITLKESAHIGHGAIIHGANLGRNCLIGMNSVIMDDAEIGDESIVGAMTFVKAETIIPKRSLVVGNPAKVVKQVSDEMMAWKTKGTKLYQQLPTDCQETLKEVEPLREVPTDLPKQEEAYKNLRDTFKK